One part of the Odontesthes bonariensis isolate fOdoBon6 chromosome 13, fOdoBon6.hap1, whole genome shotgun sequence genome encodes these proteins:
- the LOC142398107 gene encoding protocadherin beta-16-like translates to MATLRRLINISLRWRLSCGLQPQIRFLVLLLHMVFMVDGQIRYSIPEEMKRGSVIGNVAQDLGLDLQRLRSGRARIVTGEDVHYTELKADKGILVVNERIDREQLCGDVTPCSFSFEVILENPIDLHRITILIQDQNDNPPQVLYPVQTGGSVVAEMVPRSADVGYLVTKVVAVDVDSGQNAWLSYKLQRATDRALFEVGSQNGEIRTIRQVTDKDAVKQRLTVIVEDNGQPSRSATVIVNVAVADSFPEVLSEFTDFTHDKEYNDNLTFYLVLALAVVSFLFITCLVVIISVKIYRWRQSRILYHSSLPVIPYYPPRYSDTLGTGTLPHVYNYEVCRTTDSRKSDCKFGTVGSQNVLIMDPSSTGTMQRIQSEKNILDEPDSPLELNRQL, encoded by the exons ATGGCGACTATCGTGTGGACTACAGCCGCAAATACGATTCCTTGTGTTGCTGCTTCATATGGTTTTCATGGTAGACGGTCAGATTCGCTACTCTATTCCAGAAGAGATGAAGAGAGGCTCTGTCATCGGTAATGTAGCGCAAGATCTTGGCTTGGACCTGCAGAGACTGCGCTCTGGGCGGGCCCGTATAGTGACCGGAGAGGACGTTCACTACACAGAGCTGAAGGCAGACAAAGGGATTTTAGTCGTGAATGAGCGAATAGACCGAGAGCAGCTTTGTGGAGACGTAACGCCGTGCAGCTTTAGCTTTGAGGTGATTTTAGAAAACCCCATTGATCTTCACAGAATAAC AATACTGATCCAGGACCAGAACGATAACCCCCCTCAGGTTCTGTACCCAGTCCAGACTGGTGGCTCTGtggtggctgaaatggtgcctcGTTCAGCAGATGTGGGCTATCTGGTCACTAAAGTGGTGGCTGTTGATGTGGACTCTGGACAGAATGCCTGGCTCTCCTATAAACTGCAGAGAGCCACAGACAGGGCGCTGTTTGAAGTGGGCTCAcagaatggagaaataagaactATCCGCCAAGTCACTGATAAAGATGctgtgaaacaaagactgactGTTATAGTGGAGGACAACGGGCAGCCCTCTCGCTCGGCTACAGTCATTGTTAACGTGGCGGTGGCGGACAGCTTCCCtgaagtgctgtcggagttcaCTGACTTTACACACGACAAGGAGTACAATGACAACCTGACTTTTTACTTAGTGTTGGCTCTGGCTGTAGTCtccttcctcttcatcacgtGTTTAGTGGTTATTATATCAGTGAAAATCTACAGATGGAGACAGTCTCGCATCCTGTATCACTCCAGCCTCCCTGTGATTCCATATTATCCACCACGTTACTCAGACACTTTGGGGACAGGGACTCTCCCTCACGTGTATAATTACGAGGTGTGCAGGACGACTGACTCCAGAAAGAGTGACTGTAAGTTCGGCACAGTTGGTAGTCAGAACGTGCTGATAATGGACCCCAGTTCTACAGGAACGATGCAGCGGATACAGAGTGAGAAGAACATCCTGGATGAACCAGACTCTCCTTTAGAG CTTAATCGACAGTTATAG
- the LOC142397306 gene encoding protocadherin beta-16-like, with protein MSLSSVTSQQIFRKWRLIFGFQRITILFLLYSLNMVAAQIRYSISEEMKKGSVIGNVARDLGLDLKRLSSGRARIVTGESIQYTELKADKGVLVVNERIDRERLCGDVTPCSFSFEIIFENPVELHPVTIEVLDDKNDNPPQVLYPVQTGGSVVAEMVPRSADVGYLVTKVVAVDVDSGQNAWLSYKLQKATDRALFEVGSQNGEIRTIRQVTDKDAVKQRLTVIVEDNGQPSRSATVIVNVAVADSFPEVLSEFADFTHDKEYNDNLTFYLVLALAVVSFLFITCLVVIISVKIYRWRQSRILYHSSLPVIPYYPPRYSDTLGTGTLPHVYNYEVCRTADSRKSDCKFGTVGSQNVLIMDPSSTGTMQRIQSEKNILDEPDSPLEVSLMV; from the exons ATGTCTCTCTCGAGCGTGACGTCTCAGCAAATCTTTCGCAAATGGCGTTTGATTTTCGGTTTTCAGCGGATAACAATTCTATTTCTGCTGTATTCACTGAACATGGTTGCTGCTCAGATTCGCTATTCTATATCGGAAGAAATGAAGAAGGGCTCCGTCATCGGTAATGTAGCACGGGACCTTGGTTTGGATCTAAAAAGGCTCAGTTCGGGTCGAGCCCGCATCGTGACCGGAGAGAGCATCCAGTACACCGAGCTGAAGGCAGACAAAGGGGTTCTTGTAGTAAATGAGAGAATCGACCGAGAGCGGTTATGTGGAGACGTGACACCGTGCAGTTTCAGCtttgaaattatttttgaaaatcCTGTCGAGCTTCACCCTGTTACAATCGAAGTGCTAGAT GACAAGAATGATAACCCCCCTCAGGTTCTGTACCCAGTCCAGACTGGTGGCTCTGtggtggctgaaatggtgcctcGTTCAGCAGATGTGGGCTATCTGGTCACTAAAGTTGTGGCTGTTGATGTGGACTCTGGACAGAATGCCTGGCTCTCCTATAAACTGCAGAAAGCCACAGACAGGGCGCTGTTTGAAGTGGGCTCAcagaatggagaaataagaactATCCGCCAAGTCACTGATAAAGATGctgtgaaacaaagactgactGTTATAGTGGAGGACAACGGGCAGCCCTCTCGTTCAGCTACAGTCATTGTTAACGTGGCGGTGGCGGACAGCTTCCCtgaagtgctgtcggagttcgCTGACTTTACACACGACAAGGAGTACAATGACAACCTGACTTTTTACTTAGTGTTGGCTCTGGCTGTAGTCtccttcctcttcatcacgtGTTTAGTGGTTATTATATCAGTGAAAATCTACAGATGGAGACAGTCTCGCATCCTGTATCACTCCAGCCTCCCTGTGATTCCATATTATCCACCACGTTATTCAGACACTTTGGGGACAGGGACTCTCCCTCACGTGTACAATTACGAGGTGTGCAGGACGGCTGACTCCAGAAAGAGTGACTGTAAGTTCGGCACAGTTGGTAGTCAGAACGTGCTGATAATGGACCCCAGTTCTACAGGAACGATGCAGCGGATACAGAGTGAGAAGAACATCCTGGATGAACCAGACTCTCCTTTAGAGGTGAGTTTGATGGTGTAG
- the LOC142398108 gene encoding protocadherin gamma-A7-like, protein MACGLRPCTQCLKWRFRCGQSWLLVFFLFCICHFATGHIRYSIPEEMKKGSYIGNVAQDLGLDLKILRSGRARIVTGENIQYIELKPDKGILVVKERIDREQLCGDTTPCSFSFEMILENPMELHPVKIQIQDQNDNPPQVLYPVQTGGSVVAEMVPRSADVGYLVTKVVAVDVDSGQNAWLSYKLQKATDRALFEVGLQNGEIRTIRQVTDKDAVKQRLTVIVEDNGQPSRSATVIVNVAVADSFPEVLSEFTDFTHDKEYNDNLTFYLVLALAVVSFLFITCLVVIISVKIYRWRQSRILYHSSLPVIPYYPPRYSDTLGTGTLPHVYNYEVCRTTDSRKSDCKFGTVGSQNVLIMDPSSTGTMQRIQSEKNILDEPDSPLEDHIGAGIG, encoded by the exons ATGGCATGTGGATTGCGACCCTGCACTCAGTGCTTGAAATGGCGTTTCCGCTGCGGACAGAGTTGGctgcttgtttttttccttttctgcatTTGCCATTTTGCCACCGGGCATATCAGATATTCGATACCAGAAGAGATGAAAAAAGGCTCCTATATCGGAAATGTTGCTCAGGACCTTGGTTTGGATCTGAAAATACTCCGTTCTGGTCGGGCCAGAATCGTGACCGGAGAGAACATCCAGTACATTGAGCTGAAGCCAGACAAAGGGATTTTAGTGGTGAAAGAAAGAATCGACCGGGAGCAGCTTTGCGGCGACACAACGCCCTGCAGTTTCAGTTTTGAGATGATATTAGAAAATCCCATGGAGCTACATC CTGTGAAAATACAGATCCAGGACCAGAACGATAACCCCCCTCAGGTTCTGTACCCAGTCCAGACTGGTGGCTCTGtggtggctgaaatggtgcctcGTTCAGCAGATGTGGGCTATCTGGTCACTAAAGTGGTGGCTGTTGACGTGGACTCTGGACAGAATGCCTGGCTCTCCTATAAACTGCAGAAAGCCACAGACAGGGCGCTGTTTGAAGTGGGCTTAcagaatggagaaataagaactATCCGCCAAGTCACTGATAAAGATGctgtgaaacaaagactgactGTTATAGTGGAGGACAACGGGCAGCCCTCTCGTTCAGCTACAGTCATTGTTAACGTGGCGGTGGCGGACAGCTTCCCtgaagtgctgtcggagttcaCTGACTTTACACACGACAAGGAGTACAATGACAACCTGACTTTTTACTTAGTGTTGGCTCTGGCTGTAGTCtccttcctcttcatcacgtGTTTAGTGGTTATTATATCAGTGAAAATCTACAGATGGAGACAGTCTCGCATCCTGTATCACTCCAGCCTCCCTGTGATTCCATATTATCCACCACGTTACTCAGACACTTTGGGGACAGGGACTCTCCCTCACGTGTACAATTACGAGGTGTGCAGGACGACTGACTCCAGAAAGAGTGACTGTAAGTTCGGCACAGTTGGTAGTCAGAACGTGCTGATAATGGACCCCAGTTCTACAGGAACGATGCAGCGGATACAGAGTGAGAAGAACATCCTGGATGAACCAGACTCTCCTCTAGAG GATCACATTGGTGCAGGCATAGGGTAG
- the LOC142398109 gene encoding protocadherin beta-16-like produces the protein MMTCFAFRGRWQALVVILCLWNISSVTGQARYSIPEEQAEGSFVGNIARDLGLDVTRLISGKARVITKGSQQYVDLNRDKGTLVIKERIDREELCGKTTPCSFGFEVILENPIQLYRVTVEVTDINDNSPSFPKDEISLKILESAASGTRFSLVSADDLDVGINDIQKYVLKPSGNFRLEVQSQPDGGRSIEMLLHNPLDREKDGTHTLVLIASDGGEPHRSGTVRIHITVLDANDNAPVCNQPVYKVDVKENSPEGTVVTTVSAKDADKGHNGEVMYSIPHIAKEAKMLFDINVKTGEIKVVGKLDFEKSKSYQLNVQASDHGGFTDTCKVIVQVIDENDNVPTIQLMSFSNSISEDSPPGTTIAVINVDDEDSDSHGIVKCSINADVPFKIESSLTGYYTIVTESVLDRESIAEYNITITVSDQGSPPLSSSKNINLKVSDVNDSPPRFSKSDYSMTVPENNAPGFSVFALSASDADWGQNARVSYSLEEKEINGVAASSLVSVNSENGVINAVRSLDYEQIKWFDFNVTARDAGSPPLSSVATVRVIVQDQNDNPPQVLYPVQTGGSVVAEMVPRSADVGYLVTKVVAVDVDSGQNAWLSYKLQKATDRALFEVGLQNGEIRTIRQVTDKDAVKQRLTVIVEDNGQPSRSATVIVNVAVADSFPEVLSEFTDFTHDKEYNDNLTFYLVLALAVVSFLFITCLVVIISVKIYRWRQSRILYHSSLPVIPYYPPRYSDTLGTGTLPHVYNYEVCRTTDSRKSDCKFGTVGSQNVLIMDPSSTGTMQRIQSEKNILDEPDSPLEVSQPEVMM, from the coding sequence ATGATGACTTGCTTCGCTTTCAGAGGACGATGGCAAGCGCTGGTTGTTATTCTTTGTCTTTGGAATATCAGCTCGGTGACTGGTCAGGCTCGATATTCCATACCGGAGGAGCAGGCTGAGGGTTCTTTTGTCGGAAACATTGCAAGAGATTTAGGATTGGATGTGACGAGACTCATATCAGGTAAAGCTCGTGTTATTACAAAGGGAAGCCAACAGTACGTTGATTTAAACCGAGACAAAGGCACCCTTGTTATTAAAGAGCGAATCGATAGAGAAGAACTGTGTGGAAAGACGACACCCTGTAGCTTTGGCTTCGAGGTCATTTTAGAAAATCCTATCCAGCTTTATCGAGTTACAGTTGAGGTAACAGACATTAATGACAACAGCCCATCCTTCCCAAAAGATGAAATTAGCTTGAAAATACTTGAAAGCGCTGCATCTGGAACACGTTTTTCACTAGTGAGTGCAGATGACCTGGATGTTGGAATCAATGATATACAAAAATATGTTTTGAAACCATCAGGAAATTTTAGGTTAGAAGTACAAAGTCAGCCTGATGGAGGAAGATCTATCGAAATGCTTTTACATAACCCTTTGGACCGAGAGAAAGATGGGACTCACACACTCGTACTGATTGCTTCAGATGGAGGTGAGCCACATAGATCGGGGACTGTGCGTATTCATATAACTGTGCTGGACGCTAACGATAATGCGCCGGTGTGCAACCAGCCAGTTTATAAAGTAGATGTCAAAGAGAATTCTCCTGAAGGAACAGTGGTTACCACTGTTAGTGCAAAAGATGCAGATAAGGGGCACAATGGAGAAGTAATGTATTCCATCCCTCATATCGCCAAAGAAGCAAAGATGCTCTTTGATATAAATGTTAAAACCGGAGAGATTAAAGTTGTAGGGAAACTAGACTTTGAAAAATCCAAGTCATATCAACTAAACGTTCAGGCTAGTGACCACGGAGGATTCACTGATACATGTAAAGTTATCGTTCAAGTAATTGATGAGAATGACAACGTCCCCACAATACAGCTCATGTCTTTTTCCAACTCGATATCAGAGGATTCTCCCCCGGGTACAACTATAGCTGTTATTAACGTAGATGATGAAGACTCTGATAGCCACGGTATTGTCAAGTGCTCTATCAACGCTGACGTGCCGTTCAAAATTGAGTCTTCTTTAACAGGGTATTACACCATTGTAACAGAGAGCGTCTTAGACAGAGAGAGCATTGCTGAATATAACATCACCATCACGGTGTCTGACCAAGGTTCTCCACCTCTTTCTAGCAGTAAAAACATTAATTTGAAAGTATCAGACGTGAATGACAGCCCACCCAGATTTTCTAAATCAGATTATAGTATGACTGTACCAGAGAACAACGCTCCTGGATTTTCTGTGTTTGCTCTCAGTGCTAGTGATGCCGACTGGGGCCAAAACGCTCGCGTGTCTTACTCTCTGGAGGAAAAGGAAATTAATGGGGTGGCTGCTTCATCGTTGGTATCAGTGAATTCAGAGAATGGTGTCATCAATGCAGTAAGATCGCTGGATTATGAGCAGATCAAATGGTTCGACTTTAACGTAACTGCTCGCGATGCTGGATCCCCCCCTCTTAGTTCGGTGGCTACAGTTAGAGTGATAGTGCAGGACCAGAACGATAACCCCCCTCAGGTTCTTTACCCAGTCCAGACTGGTGGCTCTGTGGTGGCTGAAATGGTTCCTCGTTCAGCAGATGTGGGCTATCTGGTCACTAAAGTGGTGGCTGTTGATGTGGACTCTGGACAGAATGCCTGGCTCTCCTATAAACTGCAGAAAGCCACAGACAGGGCGCTGTTTGAAGTGGGCTTAcagaatggagaaataagaaccATCCGCCAAGTCACTGATAAAGATGCTGTGAAGCAAAGACTGACTGTTATAGTGGAGGACAACGGGCAGCCCTCTCGTTCAGCTACAGTCATTGTTAACGTGGCGGTGGCGGACAGCTTCCCcgaagtgctgtcggagttcaCTGACTTTACACACGACAAGGAGTACAATGACAACCTGACTTTTTACTTAGTGTTGGCTCTGGCTGTAGTTtccttcctcttcatcacgtGTTTAGTGGTTATTATATCAGTGAAAATCTACAGATGGAGACAGTCTCGCATCCTGTATCACTCTAGCCTCCCTGTGATTCCATATTATCCACCACGTTACTCAGACACTTTGGGGACAGGGACTCTCCCTCACGTATACAATTACGAGGTGTGCAGGACGACTGACTCCAGAAAGAGTGACTGTAAGTTCGGCACAGTTGGTAGTCAGAACGTGCTGATAATGGACCCCAGTTCTACAGGAACGATGCAGCGGATACAGAGTGAGAAGAACATCCTGGATGAACCAGACTCTCCTCTTGAGGTTAGTCAACCTGAAGTCATGATGTAA
- the LOC142397307 gene encoding protocadherin beta-15-like, whose product MMTCFDFRGRWQALVVILCLWNISSVTGQARYSIPEEQAEGSFVGNIARDLGLDVTRLISGKARVITKGSQQYVDLNRDKGTLVIKERIDREELCGKTTPCSFGFEVILENPIQLYRVTVEVTDINDNSPSFPKDEINLKIVESAASGTRFSLESADDPDVGINDIKKYILKPSDNFKLEVKNQPDGGKFVEMVLENPLDREKEETRTLILIASDGGEPHRSGTVRIHITVLDANDNAPVCNQPVYKVDVKENSPEGTVVTKVSASDADKGVYGDVTFSIAHVAKEAKQLFDVNVKTGEIKVVGKLDFEKSKSYQLNVQASDHGGFTDTCKVIVQVIDENDNVPTIQLMSFSNSISEDSPPGTTIAVINVDDEDSDSHGIVKCSINADVPFKIESSLTGYYTIVTESVLDRESIAEYNITITVSDQGSPPLSSSKNINLKVSDVNDSPPRFSKSDYSMTVPENNAPGFSVFALSASDADWGQNARVSYSLEEKEINGVAASSLVSVNSENGVINAVRSLDYEQIKWFDFNVTARDAGSPPLSSVATVRVIVQDQNDNPPQVLYPVQTGGSVVAEMVPRSADVGYLVTKVVAVDVDSGQNAWLSYKLQRATDRALFEVGLQNGEIRTIRQVTDKDAVKQRLTVIVEDNGQPSRSATVIVNVAVADSFPEVLSEFTDFTHDKEYNDNLTFYLVLALAVVSFLFITCLVVIISVKIYRWRQSRILYHSSLPVIPYYPPRYSDTLGTGTLPHVYNYEVCRTTDSRKSDCKFGTVGSQNVLIMDPSSTGTMQRIQSEKNILDEPDSPLEVSLMV is encoded by the coding sequence ATGATGACTTGCTTCGATTTCAGAGGACGATGGCAAGCGCTGGTTGTTATTCTTTGTCTTTGGAATATCAGCTCGGTGACTGGTCAGGCTCGATATTCCATACCGGAGGAGCAGGCTGAGGGTTCTTTTGTCGGAAACATTGCAAGAGATTTAGGATTGGATGTGACGAGACTCATATCAGGTAAAGCTCGTGTTATTACAAAGGGAAGCCAACAGTACGTCGATTTAAACCGAGACAAAGGCACCCTTGTTATTAAAGAGCGAATCGATAGAGAAGAACTGTGTGGAAAGACGACGCCCTGTAGCTTTGGCTTCGAGGTCATTTTAGAAAATCCTATCCAGCTTTATCGAGTTACAGTTGAGGTAACAGACATTAATGACAACAGCCCATCATTCCCAAAAGATGAAATTAACTTGAAAATAGTTGAAAGCGCTGCATCTGGGACTCGCTTCTCACTTGAGAGTGCAGATGACCCCGATGTTGGTATCAatgatataaaaaaatacatacTCAAACCATCAGACAATTTTAAATTAGAGGTAAAAAACCAGCCCGATGGAGGCAAATTTGTCGAAATGGTTTTGGAAAATCCTTTGGACCGAGAGAAAGAGGAGACTCGCACACTCATACTGATTGCTTCAGATGGAGGTGAGCCACATAGATCGGGGACTGTGCGTATTCATATAACTGTGCTGGATGCTAATGATAATGCGCCGGTGTGCAACCAGCCAGTTTATAAAGTAGATGTCAAAGAGAATTCTCCTGAAGGAACAGTAGTCACCAAGGTTAGCGCAAGTGACGCAGATAAAGGAGTCTATGGGGATGTAACATTTTCCATAGCTCATGTTGCCAAGGAGGCGAAACAGCTTTTTGACGTAAATGTTAAAACCGGAGAGATTAAAGTTGTTGGGAAACTAGACTTTGAAAAATCCAAGTCATATCAACTAAACGTTCAGGCTAGTGACCACGGAGGATTCACTGATACATGTAAAGTTATCGTTCAAGTAATTGATGAGAATGACAACGTTCCCACAATACAGCTCATGTCTTTTTCCAACTCGATATCAGAGGATTCTCCCCCGGGTACAACTATAGCTGTTATTAACGTAGATGATGAAGACTCTGATAGCCACGGTATTGTCAAGTGCTCTATCAACGCTGACGTGCCGTTCAAAATTGAGTCTTCTTTAACAGGGTATTACACCATTGTAACAGAGAGCGTCTTAGACAGAGAGAGCATTGCTGAATATAACATCACCATCACGGTGTCTGACCAAGGTTCTCCACCTCTTTCTAGCAGTAAAAACATTAATTTGAAAGTATCAGACGTGAATGACAGCCCACCCAGATTTTCTAAATCAGATTATAGTATGACTGTACCAGAGAACAACGCTCCTGGATTTTCTGTGTTTGCTCTCAGTGCTAGTGATGCCGACTGGGGCCAAAACGCTCGCGTGTCTTACTCTCTGGAGGAAAAGGAAATTAATGGGGTGGCTGCTTCATCGTTGGTATCAGTGAATTCAGAGAATGGTGTCATCAATGCAGTAAGATCGCTGGATTATGAGCAGATCAAATGGTTCGACTTTAACGTAACTGCTCGCGATGCTGGATCCCCCCCTCTTAGTTCGGTGGCTACAGTTAGAGTGATAGTGCAGGACCAGAACGATAACCCCCCTCAGGTTCTGTACCCAGTCCAGACTGGTGGCTCTGTGGTGGCTGAAATGGTTCCTCGTTCAGCAGATGTGGGCTATCTGGTCACTAAAGTGGTGGCTGTTGATGTGGACTCTGGACAGAATGCCTGGCTCTCCTATAAACTGCAGAGAGCCACAGACAGGGCGCTGTTTGAAGTGGGCTTAcagaatggagaaataagaactATCCGCCAAGTCACCGATAAAGATGcagtgaaacaaagactgactGTTATAGTGGAGGACAACGGGCAGCCCTCTCGTTCAGCTACAGTCATTGTTAACGTGGCGGTGGCGGACAGCTTCCCtgaagtgctgtcggagttcaCTGACTTTACACACGACAAGGAGTACAATGACAACCTGACTTTTTACTTAGTGTTGGCTCTGGCTGTAGTCtccttcctcttcatcacgtGTTTAGTGGTTATTATATCAGTGAAAATCTACAGATGGAGACAGTCTCGCATCCTGTATCACTCCAGCCTCCCTGTGATTCCATATTATCCACCACGTTACTCAGACACTTTGGGGACAGGGACTCTCCCCCACGTGTACAATTACGAGGTGTGCAGGACTACTGACTCCAGAAAGAGTGACTGTAAATTCGGCACGGTTGGTAGTCAGAACGTGCTGATAATGGACCCCAGTTCTACAGGAACGATGCAGCGGATACAGAGTGAGAAGAACATCCTGGATGAACCAGACTCTCCTTTAGAGGTGAGTTTGATGGTGTAG